The following coding sequences lie in one Nitrospirota bacterium genomic window:
- a CDS encoding universal stress protein: MQKILVAHDGSKSSDKALKKAIEIALSLNASLTVLAVVPELYLTELPEADRNRIFESLSEETRDAMEKIRKSLSGKSIEVKTLIRQGDPAEKIIETAQKMKVDMIVTGSHGRHGAKKFLLGSVSAKVVDYARCSVLVVK, encoded by the coding sequence ATGCAGAAAATACTGGTGGCCCATGACGGGTCCAAATCTTCCGATAAGGCGTTGAAGAAAGCCATAGAGATCGCGCTCAGCCTTAACGCGTCCCTCACCGTGCTCGCCGTGGTCCCCGAGCTCTACCTCACCGAGCTCCCCGAGGCCGACAGAAACCGCATCTTCGAGTCCCTCTCCGAAGAGACGCGCGACGCGATGGAGAAGATACGGAAGTCGCTGTCGGGCAAGTCGATCGAGGTAAAGACGCTCATACGGCAGGGCGACCCCGCAGAAAAGATCATCGAGACGGCGCAGAAGATGAAAGTTGATATGATCGTCACCGGCTCGCACGGACGGCACGGCGCGAAAAAGTTTCTCCTCGGGAGCGTCTCAGCAAAGGTGGTCGATTACGCGCGCTGCTCCGTGCTGGTAGTCAAATAG
- a CDS encoding diguanylate cyclase has product MDQLQRFKESLDMLQAGFIEVELDSEGTILWVNRHGIRELGFERAEQAAGSSFVRLLKSREQWTAFVQQTPAGEEPAAFIFHLKNKIIEGAFKKRETTASGVFNDITDRFVESEAIRHERNRLGNVLKTLSEGLILFDRAGTVREINQAALDLFGTTREEMVGKPYHAPPFALLNESGGRVARNDMPVYQVIKTGRPLGNIIRGIKKADGTVLWVNASVTPIMSAQDELEEIALVLTDVTRLFTLEQRNQRILETAKEGYWEIDLEGRISKVNRSLSRFLGYKEAELPGKSIYDLVDGEQGEALRRALEKRREGVSESYPVAFRSRNGREIYTMVSASPLADGSGRVTGEFAFITDLSVLRATYREIERQHSTISAINKAIVSYIRTDDISDPISHLLNVAVKVTGSEYGAVGSLGDAGEKKALQIIAMSGMKWRGSHRKKLYDKAMQRFDADGAFPCPFMDNLFGSVIQTKKAVISNHPDDPRRKGVPEGHLPLHTFLGIPFLWHDRVMGLIALANKKGGYAEHELELIETMAKSISLILYRDEERKASLQKDNVLNAIASFSRELTRALTEEEAYEIFRHYLLSLRKGSGRINALSFVAIDPARRRTIEILKHNDTGVKDLHHFPGLERCKSYIYSGTFLIKDLSKEYACPYQSAAAKTGSYCCTALNIGGSIAGILYMYSAQPGFFSEDIKETIDNFIALLTPVINTMRLLEANKKLALIDPLTGLYNRRYLETFMEKQLAIADRNNQLLSIVMFDIDNFKAFNDTHGHDAGDVALRSLAQAIAKNIRASDIGVRYGGEEFVIVLPNTDKMTALDVAERIRTAVEVMVIAISRTKRTKVTASFGIATYGMDAESLDALITKADAALYRAKRAGKNRTCLA; this is encoded by the coding sequence GTGGATCAGCTGCAACGCTTCAAGGAGTCTCTTGATATGCTGCAGGCAGGATTCATCGAAGTGGAGCTCGACAGCGAGGGCACCATACTCTGGGTCAACCGGCACGGCATCCGGGAGCTCGGGTTCGAGCGCGCCGAGCAGGCGGCGGGGAGCTCCTTTGTCCGGCTGCTCAAGAGCAGGGAGCAATGGACCGCCTTTGTGCAGCAGACCCCTGCCGGCGAGGAGCCGGCTGCCTTTATCTTTCATCTGAAGAATAAAATCATCGAGGGGGCTTTCAAAAAGAGAGAGACTACGGCGAGCGGTGTCTTCAACGATATAACGGACCGGTTCGTCGAAAGCGAGGCTATCAGGCATGAACGGAACAGGCTCGGGAATGTTCTGAAGACCCTCTCCGAGGGCCTTATCCTGTTCGACAGGGCCGGTACGGTGAGGGAGATCAACCAGGCGGCGCTCGATCTCTTCGGGACGACCCGGGAGGAGATGGTCGGCAAACCGTACCACGCGCCTCCTTTCGCCCTTCTCAACGAGTCCGGCGGCAGGGTGGCCAGGAACGATATGCCGGTATACCAGGTGATCAAGACCGGGAGGCCCCTGGGAAATATCATCAGGGGGATCAAAAAGGCCGATGGCACAGTGCTCTGGGTGAATGCGAGCGTCACCCCTATTATGAGCGCACAGGATGAACTGGAAGAGATCGCCCTGGTGCTGACCGATGTGACGAGGCTCTTTACCCTCGAACAGAGAAACCAGAGGATACTCGAGACCGCAAAAGAGGGATACTGGGAGATCGATCTCGAAGGAAGGATCAGCAAGGTGAACCGCTCGCTCTCCCGGTTCCTCGGTTACAAAGAGGCGGAACTCCCGGGAAAGAGCATCTACGACCTGGTGGACGGAGAGCAGGGAGAGGCGCTGAGGCGGGCGCTTGAGAAGCGGCGCGAGGGCGTCTCCGAGAGCTATCCCGTAGCCTTCCGGAGCAGGAACGGGCGGGAGATCTATACCATGGTGTCAGCATCGCCGCTCGCCGACGGCTCGGGAAGGGTCACCGGCGAGTTCGCCTTCATCACCGATCTCTCTGTCCTGAGGGCTACTTATCGGGAGATCGAGCGCCAGCACAGCACCATATCGGCCATAAACAAGGCCATTGTCTCATATATACGAACCGATGACATCAGCGACCCCATCAGCCACCTCCTCAACGTCGCCGTCAAAGTGACCGGCAGCGAATACGGTGCAGTGGGCTCTCTCGGCGATGCCGGCGAAAAGAAGGCGCTCCAGATCATCGCCATGAGCGGCATGAAATGGCGGGGGTCTCACCGGAAGAAGCTCTATGACAAGGCGATGCAGCGGTTCGACGCTGACGGCGCCTTTCCCTGTCCTTTCATGGATAACCTCTTCGGCTCGGTGATCCAGACGAAGAAAGCGGTGATCAGCAACCACCCGGACGACCCCCGGAGGAAGGGCGTTCCGGAAGGACACCTGCCGCTCCATACCTTCCTGGGAATCCCCTTCTTATGGCATGACCGGGTCATGGGGCTGATTGCCCTCGCCAACAAGAAAGGCGGGTACGCGGAGCACGAGCTCGAGCTGATCGAGACCATGGCGAAGAGCATCTCGCTGATCCTCTACCGGGATGAAGAGCGGAAGGCATCGCTGCAGAAGGACAACGTGCTGAACGCGATCGCCTCCTTTTCCCGGGAGCTCACCAGGGCGTTGACCGAGGAGGAGGCGTACGAGATCTTCCGGCATTACCTCCTCTCCCTCAGAAAAGGGTCGGGGCGGATAAACGCCCTCTCGTTCGTCGCCATCGATCCGGCGAGGCGCCGGACCATCGAGATCCTGAAGCACAACGATACGGGGGTGAAGGACCTCCACCACTTCCCGGGGCTCGAGCGCTGCAAATCCTATATCTATTCGGGCACCTTCCTCATAAAGGACCTCTCGAAGGAGTACGCCTGCCCGTACCAGAGCGCAGCGGCAAAGACCGGGAGTTACTGCTGCACCGCTCTCAACATCGGCGGCTCCATCGCGGGGATACTCTATATGTACAGCGCGCAGCCGGGGTTCTTCAGCGAGGACATCAAGGAGACGATCGACAATTTCATCGCCCTGCTGACGCCGGTCATCAACACGATGCGGCTCCTCGAAGCGAACAAGAAGCTCGCCCTCATCGATCCCCTGACCGGCCTCTACAACCGCCGGTACCTCGAGACGTTCATGGAAAAGCAGCTGGCCATAGCCGACAGGAACAACCAGCTCCTGAGCATCGTCATGTTCGATATCGACAACTTCAAGGCCTTCAACGACACCCACGGGCACGACGCCGGGGATGTGGCGCTGAGGAGCCTCGCCCAGGCGATCGCGAAGAATATCCGCGCTTCGGATATCGGAGTGCGCTACGGCGGCGAGGAGTTCGTCATCGTGCTGCCGAACACTGACAAGATGACGGCCCTCGACGTAGCCGAGCGGATTAGGACCGCGGTCGAGGTCATGGTCATCGCGATAAGCCGGACAAAGAGGACGAAGGTCACCGCAAGCTTCGGCATCGCCACCTACGGTATGGATGCAGAGAGCCTCGATGCGCTCATTACGAAGGCCGACGCGGCCCTGTACCGGGCGAAGAGGGCGGGAAAGAACAGAACCTGCCTGGCATGA
- a CDS encoding complex I NDUFA9 subunit family protein, translating into MLFIAGGTGFVGRHLIRSLTQGTYRARCLIRTPHKADLCSSSGFQTIAGDITDRESLRGALEGCSIAVHLVGIIEEKGSVTFEKVHVEGTRNLVEEAQRAKVRHVFYQSALGASVSAGQRYLKTKAEAEEIVKASGIPSTIFRPSLIIGPDDGFTEKLKTLVSLGPFVPVPGSGTAKFQPLSIDDWVRCFATVFPDSEHPPERGSAGSKIFEIGGPEHLTYNELLTQFMGAMGVRKPIRHIPMEMVKMSLPFAKLSSAFFGLLGKTIPTVTAEQLELLQADNICDRDAISKQFGFTPVTYREALKKFMPLIKES; encoded by the coding sequence ATGCTTTTTATCGCAGGCGGCACAGGATTTGTCGGAAGACACTTGATCCGTTCTCTCACGCAGGGCACGTATAGGGCCCGCTGCCTCATACGCACTCCACACAAAGCAGACCTCTGCAGCAGTTCAGGATTTCAGACCATCGCCGGAGATATCACCGACAGGGAGAGCCTCAGAGGAGCGCTCGAAGGCTGCAGTATCGCGGTGCATCTCGTCGGTATTATCGAAGAAAAGGGCTCCGTGACCTTCGAGAAGGTTCATGTCGAAGGTACGCGCAATCTCGTCGAAGAGGCGCAGCGCGCAAAGGTGCGCCATGTTTTTTACCAGAGCGCCCTCGGCGCCTCGGTGAGCGCCGGGCAGCGCTACCTCAAGACAAAGGCGGAAGCGGAAGAGATCGTCAAGGCGAGCGGCATCCCCTCCACCATATTCAGGCCGTCGCTCATCATCGGACCGGACGACGGCTTTACCGAAAAGCTGAAGACGCTCGTCTCCCTGGGCCCCTTCGTCCCGGTGCCGGGGAGCGGTACGGCGAAGTTCCAGCCCCTCTCGATCGATGACTGGGTGCGCTGCTTTGCGACGGTCTTCCCGGACAGCGAGCATCCACCCGAGCGCGGCAGCGCCGGATCGAAGATCTTCGAAATCGGCGGACCGGAGCATCTGACCTACAACGAGCTCCTCACCCAGTTCATGGGGGCGATGGGCGTGAGGAAGCCGATACGCCATATCCCGATGGAAATGGTGAAAATGAGCCTCCCCTTCGCGAAGCTCTCGAGCGCCTTCTTCGGCCTGCTCGGAAAGACGATCCCCACGGTCACGGCCGAGCAGCTCGAGCTTCTCCAGGCGGATAATATTTGCGATCGGGATGCGATCAGCAAACAGTTCGGCTTTACCCCTGTCACCTACAGGGAGGCCCTGAAAAAATTCATGCCGCTCATAAAGGAGTCATGA
- a CDS encoding FumA C-terminus/TtdB family hydratase beta subunit: MDARRITTPLSPEDVLKLAVGDMLLLSGPVVTGRDKAHKFLVQERPASGEMPFSLEGGVIYHCGPIITRTDDTYRLIAAGPTTSMRVELYEPEVIKRYGIRGIIGKGGMGEGTREALKQHGCVYLHAVSGTAAYLADRIQRVVTGWKIEEFGAAEAMWLLEVADFPVIVTMDAHGNSLHREIEERSLVALKELLT; the protein is encoded by the coding sequence ATGGATGCCCGAAGGATAACGACACCGCTTTCACCTGAAGATGTCCTGAAGCTCGCGGTAGGCGATATGCTGCTCTTGAGCGGCCCTGTCGTCACCGGCCGGGACAAGGCGCACAAGTTTCTTGTCCAGGAGCGCCCGGCGAGCGGCGAGATGCCGTTCAGCCTCGAAGGGGGCGTCATTTACCACTGCGGACCGATCATCACCAGGACCGACGATACCTACCGGCTCATCGCTGCCGGCCCGACGACGAGCATGAGAGTCGAGCTGTACGAGCCGGAGGTCATCAAGCGCTACGGCATCAGGGGCATCATCGGCAAAGGAGGCATGGGAGAGGGCACGCGGGAAGCGCTCAAGCAGCACGGCTGCGTTTATCTCCACGCGGTGAGCGGCACGGCAGCGTATCTCGCCGACAGGATCCAGCGGGTCGTGACCGGGTGGAAAATAGAGGAGTTCGGCGCTGCCGAAGCGATGTGGCTGCTCGAGGTGGCGGACTTCCCGGTGATCGTCACCATGGATGCGCACGGCAACAGCCTGCACCGCGAGATCGAGGAACGGTCGCTGGTCGCGCTCAAGGAATTGCTCACGTAG
- a CDS encoding fumarate hydratase — MLKLRDGIVELYRKAATSIPTDVEEALRATSLREEDPRVRESLEVILNNISIARTESRPICQDTGFPVFFVKVPLGLSHRVIRDVIIDATRIATKKIPLRANAVDSVTEKNTGDNVGSSFPLIYIDETDEQMLTVDLMLKGGGSENLGQVYKLPAVLTIGGSEVRAERDLEGVRKCVLDAVFKAQGRGCSPYTIGIAIGGAKDQVAALSKRQLMRRLGDTSADAVIADFEARMLDDLNRLGIGPLGFGGKTTAIGVKMGAAHRHPASYFVDVSFACWANRRGRLIW, encoded by the coding sequence GACGGCATAGTCGAGCTGTACCGGAAGGCAGCAACGTCGATCCCTACCGATGTCGAAGAGGCGCTGAGAGCGACCTCTCTCCGCGAGGAAGACCCCCGTGTGCGGGAGTCGCTCGAGGTTATCCTCAACAATATCTCGATTGCGAGGACCGAGTCGCGCCCGATATGCCAGGATACGGGGTTCCCGGTCTTCTTCGTCAAGGTTCCCCTCGGGCTGAGCCACCGGGTTATACGGGACGTGATTATCGACGCGACCCGTATTGCGACCAAAAAGATCCCCCTCCGCGCCAATGCCGTCGATAGCGTAACGGAAAAGAACACCGGCGATAATGTCGGTTCGTCGTTCCCGCTTATCTATATCGACGAGACCGACGAACAGATGCTGACCGTCGATCTCATGCTGAAGGGCGGGGGAAGCGAGAACCTGGGACAGGTCTATAAGCTCCCCGCCGTGCTCACCATCGGCGGCAGCGAGGTGCGGGCCGAGCGCGACCTCGAGGGGGTCAGGAAGTGCGTTCTCGACGCTGTCTTCAAGGCCCAGGGGAGGGGATGCTCTCCTTATACAATCGGTATTGCCATAGGAGGGGCCAAGGATCAGGTCGCAGCGCTTTCGAAGCGGCAGCTGATGCGGAGGCTCGGCGACACCTCTGCCGACGCGGTAATCGCTGACTTCGAGGCCCGCATGCTGGATGACCTGAACCGGCTCGGGATCGGTCCCCTCGGGTTCGGGGGAAAGACCACGGCGATCGGCGTCAAGATGGGAGCCGCCCACCGCCACCCGGCATCCTACTTCGTCGATGTCTCGTTCGCCTGCTGGGCGAACCGGAGGGGACGGCTGATATGGTAA